The Candidatus Neomarinimicrobiota bacterium genome contains the following window.
GAGCAAAGAGGTTTGCGGTGAGGGTGAGTGTGGTGCTTGTACAGTTATACTCAACGGACAAACTGTAAATTCATGTCTCATCCTGGCTGTGGAAGTCCACGGAGGCTTCATCATTACTATTGAGGGTCTGGCTGATACGCAAGAGCTCACAGAGATGCAAAAATCATTTGAAGAACATCACGCAGTTCAATGTGGTTATTGCATACCAGGCATGGTACTCACAGGTGAAAAACTTCTGGAAAGAAACCCCCATCCCACCAGGGATGAAATCAAGTACGAATTGTCAGGTAATATATGTCGCTGTACAGGCTATCATAAAATTGTGGATGCCGTAGAAGGAGCCGCAGATGATCGCGGATAGGCACGCCTAAAATGAAATTTTATCAACCCACTTCAATACGCGAGTTTATAGAATTGAGCGCTAGCCTGTCGGATCAGTTCGCAACCCTGCTCGCAGGTGGAACTGATTTATTGCCTCGCTATGAGCGTGGACAAGCCCTGCCCGATCATCTCATCGATCTCAAAAAACTGTCTGATCTATACCATATCAACATAAAGGATGACGCAGTTCAAATTGGGGCCTTGACCAGTATCCAGGTCATCCAGGAGAAGCCGCTGATCCAGTCTGAATTTACGGCCCTGCATATGGCAGCCCATGATTTTGCCGGCGCCCAGATCCGTCACCGGGGAACCATAGGAGGCAACATCGTCAATGCTTCTCCTGCAGGAGATCTGTTGCCAGCTCTCTATGCCTTTGAATCAATGCTCACACTGATCGGACCAGAGGGTGAGCGACAACTACCCATTCAAGATTTTATCCTGGGTCCTGGAAAAACGGCATTGAAGCAGAGTGAAATTCTAGTGTCCATCAGCCTAAAGCGAAGCGGATATAAATCCACATTCCAAAAAGTGGGTCTCCGTCATTCCATGGCCATTTCAGTGGTGAATCTGGCCTTCGTTTATACTGAAAAAGAGGGCGTTTTTGACTATCTAAAGATCGCCTCTGGAGCTGTGGCCCCCACAGTGGTGACCCTGGATAAATTGACCAGCACAATTCTTGATAATGCCAGTAAACCAGAAGATTGGCCCCTGCTTATTGAGGCAGATATTTCGCCAATAGATGATATCAGAGCCACAGCGAGATATCGAAAACAGGTCGTGATCAATTTGGTCCAAGCATTCTTGAAAGGAGAGTTAGGTGTCTAAGATTAGTGATGCTGAGCTTGCAAAATGGGCTGAAATCAGGGAAAGAGGAAAGTGGAAATACATTTTTGATTATGGGCTATTGAGATTTGGGCTGTCGATGTTGATATTTTTTCTAACCTATATCTGGTTGTTTCAACCCAATATTTTTGGTTTGCCCCTTATCCTTGTTTCAGCACTTATTTTTCCTGTGGCGGGAATTGCCTGGGGCAGATGGATGTGGTTTTATCTGGAAAAACTCCACTCTAAAATGTTAAAAACACACGAGGGTGAGATTAATAACGATGAACGATAGACTCTACCCTGTCTCCATTCAACATCTTGTCACATGGATGTTATCAGAACTCAAAAGCGATCAGCTGTTTGGGATTCATAAAGATTTATTTTTCACACCTGATAAAGCAGACCCTTTTCGCATGCAGCGTTATGGGCAGATGCTGGAAACTCCCATTGGTGTGGCTGCCGGCCCCCACACTCAACTATCTCAGAATATCATCGCGGCCTGGTTGTGCGGAGCCCGCTATATGGAGCTCAAGACAGTTCAGACCCTGGACGAGCTTGAGGTCAGCAAACCTTGTATTGATATGCAGGATGAGGGCTACAACTGTGAGTGGTCCCAGGAGCTCAAGCTAAAGCAATCCCTGGATGAATATCTCAATGCCTGGATAGCCATTCACATTTTGAAAGACCATTTTGGCTGGCAATCTGATCAGGGTGTTGGTGTGATATTTAACATGAGTGTAGGTTATGACCTTGATGGCATAATGAAACCCAATGTCCAACAATTCATGGACCGCATGGAAAACAGCCAGGATTTGTTGAATGAAAAATTGAATCTTATCGAATCCATTTATCCCAACATTAAGAACCTGAATATTCCGGCGCGCATGACGGATAATATTACCCTGTCCACCATGCATGGATGTCCCCCCGATGAAATTGAACGCATTGCGACCTACCTCATTAAACAGCGCAAATACCATACTGCTGTAAAACTGAACCCCACTTTACTGGGTCCAGAACAGCTTCGGCAGATATTAAATCATAATCTCGGTTATGAGGCTTCCATCGTTCCAGATGAGGCTTTTGAGCATGATCTGAAATATCCAGATGCCTTGAACTTAATCGGGGATCTTCAAGCTCATGCTGATGAGGCCGGTGTAGAATTCGGGCTAAAATTGACCAATACCCTGGAAGTTGAAAATCACCGACCTGTTTTTCCTGAAAATGAAACCATGATGTATCTCAGTGGTCGGGCGCTGCATCCCATCAGTATCAATCTCGCCGCAAAACTTCAAAAAGATTTCGATGGAAAATTAGACATTTCATTTTCGGCAGGGGCAGATGCTTTCAATGTGGCTGACATTCTGGCCTGCAATCTTCGTCCCGTCACAACCTGCACTGATGTGTTGAAACCAGGGGGATACACGAGACTGGGACAGTATGTGTCGAACCTGAAACAGGCCATGCAAAAAGCCAAAGCCCCAAGCCTGGAGCAATTCATCGTGGGAGATGAAAACCCCTCTCTGGATATGGACAATGCCGGGTTAAACACCTTGACTCAGTACGCAGAAAAAACCATTCAGAATCCCCATTATCAAAAACATAGTCACCACTTTGATTCCATTAAAACCAAGCGTCCTCTGGGAGCCTTTGATTGCATTTCTGCCCCCTGTGTTGATGCCTGTGCAGCCGATCAAAATATTCCGGAATATCTATATCAAACATCACAGGGTAATTTTGGTAAAGCCTTTAAAGCCATTCAGGACACCAATCCGCTTCCTGGTGTCACAGGTCATGTATGTGATCATTTATGTCAGTTAAAATGCACTCGGAATAATTATGACTCTCCCCTCTTGATCCGTGAGATAAAACGTTTTGTGACTGAGCAGGAAAT
Protein-coding sequences here:
- a CDS encoding (2Fe-2S)-binding protein; the encoded protein is MLHHPQPHTFQLEVTINGELVQREIPTHLRLLDFLREDLGLTGSKEVCGEGECGACTVILNGQTVNSCLILAVEVHGGFIITIEGLADTQELTEMQKSFEEHHAVQCGYCIPGMVLTGEKLLERNPHPTRDEIKYELSGNICRCTGYHKIVDAVEGAADDRG
- a CDS encoding FAD binding domain-containing protein, with translation MKFYQPTSIREFIELSASLSDQFATLLAGGTDLLPRYERGQALPDHLIDLKKLSDLYHINIKDDAVQIGALTSIQVIQEKPLIQSEFTALHMAAHDFAGAQIRHRGTIGGNIVNASPAGDLLPALYAFESMLTLIGPEGERQLPIQDFILGPGKTALKQSEILVSISLKRSGYKSTFQKVGLRHSMAISVVNLAFVYTEKEGVFDYLKIASGAVAPTVVTLDKLTSTILDNASKPEDWPLLIEADISPIDDIRATARYRKQVVINLVQAFLKGELGV